Proteins encoded in a region of the Scrofimicrobium sp. R131 genome:
- the ftsX gene encoding permease-like cell division protein FtsX: MRLRFILSETGKGLARNKAMAVAVIIVTFVSLLFVGVASLAQLQVGKMRSQWYDKIEVSVYMCANKDQSPTCDLQQASDEQIEAVRQRLASPELAPYISKVYEETPEQAYEAFQEQYANNPMAQWTTPDMLGFSFRVKLVDPEQYQIIQEEFSGTPGVSEVRDQRDLIEPLFKVVENAKLISLGLAGVMVVAAILLITTTIQLSAMSREEETQIMRLVGASNLFIQAPFMIEGAIAALVGAGLAVGSLFAAVRLLIENWLAPSFPWTNFITTTDMWLITPILVGAALLLALIASAISLGKYTKV; encoded by the coding sequence ATGCGTTTACGTTTCATTCTGTCCGAGACCGGCAAGGGGCTGGCCCGCAACAAGGCGATGGCTGTGGCAGTCATCATCGTCACCTTCGTCTCACTGCTGTTCGTTGGGGTCGCCTCCTTGGCTCAGCTCCAGGTGGGGAAGATGCGGAGCCAGTGGTACGACAAGATCGAAGTCTCGGTCTACATGTGTGCCAACAAGGACCAGTCACCCACCTGCGATTTGCAGCAGGCCAGTGACGAGCAGATCGAGGCGGTTCGCCAGCGCCTGGCTTCGCCCGAACTGGCGCCCTACATCTCCAAGGTGTACGAGGAAACCCCGGAACAGGCCTACGAGGCCTTCCAGGAGCAGTACGCCAACAACCCGATGGCCCAGTGGACCACTCCGGACATGCTCGGCTTCTCTTTCCGGGTGAAGCTGGTTGACCCGGAGCAGTATCAAATCATCCAGGAGGAGTTCTCCGGCACCCCGGGGGTCTCCGAAGTCCGGGACCAGCGCGACCTGATTGAGCCGCTGTTCAAGGTGGTCGAGAACGCCAAGCTGATCTCGCTGGGACTGGCCGGCGTGATGGTGGTGGCCGCGATCCTCCTGATCACCACCACCATCCAGCTTTCGGCCATGAGCCGGGAAGAGGAAACCCAAATCATGAGGCTGGTGGGCGCCTCGAACCTGTTTATTCAGGCCCCGTTCATGATTGAGGGGGCGATCGCCGCCCTGGTGGGGGCCGGATTGGCAGTCGGATCCCTCTTCGCGGCCGTGCGCCTGCTGATCGAAAACTGGCTGGCCCCCTCGTTCCCGTGGACCAACTTCATCACCACGACGGACATGTGGCTGATCACGCCGATCCTGGTGGGGGCGGCCCTGCTGCTGGCCCTAATCGCCTCGGCCATCTCGCTGGGGAAGTACACCAAGGTTTAG
- a CDS encoding HAMP domain-containing sensor histidine kinase yields MRLTLRSWPLRRKLLVGIVAVVLSALLIGSIATLLSLRASLYQRLDRDVLIGLELAAGPPGSSPGGRDPGPTDSTGPRQRIDTLEVTFSADGTPLRSAYVTPAGETISLTEPQSDLIWSAIQVGSGPWTVEVGEPLGSFRLAAQPTQAGVVVSGLSTRDVSATIASLERILLGVMGATLLVVIVGTAWLVTRTLRPLHRVADTAERVSQRPLAAGAVTLPERAALSADPRTEVGRVGAALDTLLGHVEQALGARQESEDRLRAFIADASHELRTPLASIRGYAQLAQSEDTEKTPTQERSLSRIESEAGRMAALVEDLLLLARLDSGQTQPHGPVDLALLAIEATSDAHAAHPDHHWSVEVSESVVVSGVDHQLRQVFVNLLGNAGAHTPPGTRVTVTVATKPDRALITVSDNGPGIEPDLLPKVFDRFTRADLARNRAAGSTGLGLSIAAAIVQAHGGTIEVTSSHAGTTFQVDLPLHPAD; encoded by the coding sequence ATGAGGCTCACCCTGCGGTCCTGGCCCCTGCGGAGGAAACTGCTGGTCGGCATTGTCGCGGTGGTGCTGTCGGCCCTCCTGATTGGTTCGATCGCCACCCTGCTGTCGCTGCGTGCCTCCTTGTATCAGCGCTTGGACCGGGACGTCCTGATCGGGCTGGAACTGGCGGCCGGCCCGCCCGGATCATCGCCGGGGGGCCGTGATCCCGGGCCGACCGACAGCACCGGACCCCGTCAGCGAATCGACACCCTGGAGGTAACCTTTTCCGCTGACGGGACCCCGCTGCGCTCGGCCTACGTCACCCCCGCGGGTGAGACCATCTCCCTGACGGAGCCCCAGTCGGACCTGATTTGGTCAGCAATTCAGGTGGGCTCCGGCCCCTGGACGGTCGAGGTGGGGGAACCGCTCGGCTCGTTTCGCCTGGCCGCTCAGCCGACCCAGGCCGGCGTGGTGGTCTCGGGCCTGTCAACGCGGGACGTGAGCGCAACCATCGCGTCGTTGGAGCGGATTTTGCTCGGAGTTATGGGCGCCACCTTGCTGGTCGTGATCGTGGGGACGGCCTGGCTGGTAACGCGAACATTGCGCCCCCTGCACCGCGTCGCCGACACGGCGGAACGAGTTTCGCAGCGCCCACTAGCGGCCGGGGCGGTCACTTTGCCCGAGCGGGCCGCACTGTCGGCGGATCCGCGCACCGAGGTTGGGCGAGTGGGGGCCGCACTGGACACACTGCTTGGCCATGTGGAGCAGGCGCTGGGTGCCCGGCAGGAAAGTGAGGATCGGCTGCGCGCTTTTATTGCCGATGCTAGCCACGAGCTTCGGACTCCCCTGGCTTCCATCCGCGGCTACGCACAGTTGGCTCAAAGTGAGGACACTGAGAAAACCCCCACCCAAGAGCGCTCCCTCAGCCGAATAGAATCCGAAGCCGGACGAATGGCCGCACTGGTGGAGGACTTGCTGCTGCTGGCGCGGCTCGACTCCGGACAGACACAGCCTCACGGGCCAGTCGACCTGGCTCTGCTGGCCATCGAAGCCACCAGCGATGCCCACGCCGCCCACCCGGATCACCACTGGTCCGTGGAGGTGAGCGAATCAGTTGTCGTCTCCGGGGTTGACCATCAGCTGCGCCAGGTGTTCGTGAACCTGCTGGGAAACGCCGGGGCGCACACGCCCCCGGGCACCCGGGTCACGGTCACGGTGGCTACCAAGCCGGATCGTGCCCTGATCACGGTGTCCGACAACGGTCCGGGGATTGAGCCGGACCTGCTTCCGAAGGTGTTCGACCGGTTTACCCGGGCCGACCTGGCCCGCAACCGCGCAGCGGGCAGCACCGGACTGGGACTGTCCATTGCCGCCGCCATCGTCCAAGCCCATGGTGGAACCATTGAGGTGACCAGCAGTCATGCTGGGACCACCTTCCAAGTGGATTTACCCCTGCATCCCGCCGACTGA
- the smpB gene encoding SsrA-binding protein SmpB, with translation MPKDWKKPKPSESERRKAESDAKKVIARNRRARHDYEIEQTWEAGLSLMGTEVKALRMGRASLVDGWVEVKDGEAWLYGVNIPMYSQGSWTNHTPTRKRKLLLHKTEIQRMEHKVAAKGYTLVPLELYFLGGRAKVEVALGRGKKEWDKRQALREAQDKREAQRAMSRYVRRGNA, from the coding sequence GTGCCCAAGGATTGGAAGAAGCCGAAGCCCAGCGAGTCGGAACGACGCAAAGCTGAGTCAGACGCGAAGAAGGTGATCGCGCGCAACCGGCGTGCCCGCCACGACTACGAGATCGAGCAGACGTGGGAGGCCGGTCTGTCCTTGATGGGGACGGAAGTGAAGGCCCTCCGGATGGGGCGCGCGTCGCTCGTGGACGGCTGGGTTGAGGTCAAGGACGGCGAAGCCTGGCTGTACGGGGTCAACATTCCGATGTACTCCCAGGGGTCCTGGACCAACCACACGCCGACCCGGAAGCGGAAGCTGCTGCTGCACAAGACTGAGATTCAGCGGATGGAACACAAGGTGGCGGCCAAAGGCTACACGCTGGTGCCGTTGGAACTGTATTTCCTGGGCGGGCGGGCCAAGGTTGAGGTCGCGCTGGGTCGAGGGAAGAAGGAATGGGACAAGCGGCAAGCGTTGCGTGAAGCCCAGGACAAGCGCGAGGCACAGCGAGCGATGAGCCGCTACGTCCGGCGCGGAAACGCCTAG
- a CDS encoding carbohydrate-binding domain-containing protein has protein sequence MKHKKPMAGAALIVGGLLSAGLLSSCAAQAGETTAASGRPDTEQSAVEPDTEQSAAESVPTSLSAFTGDLSPDAVLAENADYTTVNDDEWSAAAAVEVTFSGTGASSASAAVASGGGVVTITEAGVYRLVGALDGQVVVDAGDEAQVVLILDGVNISSDSGSAINVASADDLGIFLATGSQNTVTDTTSYSADATGAAAIFSDADLTISGTGALAVTAKSGDGIASSDDLVVLSGQLTVSAFDDALRGKDSLVVEGGELSLTAAEGDGMKSNQDQDETKGYILITGGTIDIQAGDDGVQAQTDTIITGGTISVAVADDGIKGEQVVSIAGGTVAVTESLEGIEAVNVAIFDGVISVASTDDGINAAGLNDGTQNREADTGERLEISGGTIAVNAGTDGLDSNGTITITGGELTITSANNGGDGPIDANGEISVADGVTIIANGAEWDPASANRMGGPGGGMPGGGQPPTGDFGGPGQAPAT, from the coding sequence ATGAAACACAAGAAACCAATGGCTGGTGCAGCCTTGATCGTGGGCGGCCTGCTGTCTGCCGGCTTGCTTTCGAGCTGCGCCGCGCAGGCCGGGGAAACTACCGCCGCGTCGGGCCGCCCGGACACCGAGCAATCAGCGGTGGAGCCAGACACCGAGCAGTCAGCGGCAGAGTCGGTCCCCACCAGCCTGTCGGCGTTTACCGGCGACCTGAGCCCGGACGCGGTGCTGGCAGAGAACGCGGACTACACCACCGTGAATGACGACGAGTGGTCAGCCGCAGCTGCGGTCGAGGTGACTTTCAGCGGCACGGGGGCGAGCAGCGCCTCGGCGGCAGTTGCCAGTGGGGGCGGGGTCGTAACCATCACTGAAGCCGGGGTCTATCGCCTGGTTGGCGCCCTTGACGGGCAGGTGGTGGTTGACGCTGGGGATGAGGCCCAGGTCGTGCTGATCCTCGACGGGGTCAACATCTCGAGCGACAGCGGGTCCGCGATCAATGTGGCCAGTGCTGACGACCTGGGGATCTTCTTGGCGACTGGCAGTCAAAATACCGTCACGGACACCACTAGCTACTCGGCGGATGCCACCGGGGCGGCGGCAATTTTCTCTGACGCGGACCTGACCATCTCGGGAACTGGAGCGTTAGCGGTAACAGCAAAAAGCGGTGACGGCATTGCCAGCAGTGATGACCTGGTGGTCCTCTCTGGCCAGCTCACAGTGAGCGCGTTTGACGACGCCCTTCGAGGAAAGGACTCGCTCGTGGTGGAAGGCGGTGAGCTGTCGCTCACTGCGGCCGAGGGTGATGGAATGAAGAGCAATCAGGATCAGGACGAGACCAAGGGATACATCCTGATCACCGGGGGCACGATCGACATTCAGGCGGGTGACGACGGGGTGCAGGCGCAGACCGACACGATCATTACCGGGGGGACCATCTCTGTCGCAGTGGCGGACGACGGGATCAAGGGTGAGCAGGTGGTGTCAATTGCAGGCGGAACTGTGGCGGTGACCGAGTCCTTGGAGGGGATCGAGGCGGTGAACGTGGCGATCTTTGACGGCGTCATCTCGGTCGCCTCGACGGACGATGGGATCAATGCCGCCGGGCTGAACGATGGAACCCAAAATCGGGAGGCAGACACCGGTGAGCGCCTGGAGATCTCCGGCGGCACTATTGCCGTGAATGCGGGGACAGACGGGCTCGACTCGAACGGAACCATCACGATCACCGGTGGGGAACTCACCATTACTAGCGCTAACAATGGCGGCGATGGGCCGATCGACGCAAACGGAGAGATTAGCGTGGCCGACGGCGTCACCATCATCGCCAACGGTGCCGAGTGGGATCCGGCCTCCGCGAACCGGATGGGCGGTCCGGGCGGCGGCATGCCCGGCGGTGGTCAGCCGCCGACCGGTGACTTCGGCGGCCCGGGTCAGGCCCCGGCCACCTGA
- the ftsE gene encoding cell division ATP-binding protein FtsE — MIRFENVTKVYAKGARPALDHVSLEIVREEFVFLVGKSGSGKSTFLQLVMREQRANSGHVWVLGQDVGQLSNWRVPKLRRQIGTVFQDFRLLQSKTVYENVALAMQVIGKPKHAIQSAVPDVLELVGLQGKERRLPSELSGGEEQRVAIARAMVNRPQLLLADEPTGNLDPETSLGIMRLLDRINRTGTTVVMATHDAKVVDQLRKRVIELEAGQVIRDQDRGVYGGAR, encoded by the coding sequence ATGATTCGATTCGAGAACGTCACCAAGGTTTACGCAAAAGGGGCGCGTCCGGCTTTGGACCACGTGTCCCTGGAAATCGTCAGGGAAGAATTTGTGTTCCTGGTGGGAAAGTCCGGCTCAGGGAAGTCGACGTTCCTGCAACTGGTGATGCGTGAGCAAAGGGCCAACTCCGGCCACGTGTGGGTGTTGGGCCAAGATGTCGGGCAACTGTCGAACTGGCGCGTCCCGAAGCTTCGGCGCCAAATTGGCACGGTCTTCCAAGACTTCCGCCTGCTGCAGTCCAAGACCGTTTACGAAAACGTCGCCTTGGCGATGCAGGTGATTGGCAAACCAAAGCACGCGATTCAGTCGGCCGTGCCCGACGTGTTGGAGCTGGTTGGGTTGCAGGGCAAAGAGCGCCGCCTGCCCTCGGAGCTGTCCGGAGGGGAGGAGCAGCGCGTGGCGATCGCGCGTGCAATGGTGAACCGGCCCCAACTGCTCCTGGCGGACGAGCCGACCGGGAACCTGGACCCCGAGACCAGCCTGGGGATCATGCGCCTGCTGGACCGGATTAACCGGACCGGGACCACCGTGGTGATGGCGACCCACGACGCCAAAGTCGTGGATCAGCTGCGCAAACGGGTGATTGAACTGGAAGCCGGTCAGGTAATTCGCGATCAAGACCGCGGTGTGTACGGCGGGGCGAGGTAG
- a CDS encoding polyphosphate polymerase domain-containing protein, whose protein sequence is MNGPWDRLETLSPVGLGELVTEAELLQRVDRKYLVENPVAEAMLDALDPRTRVLAIDGRREFAYDSVYFDTPDHLSYRLAALRRRHRFKVRTRSYLDTGTSFLELKTRSGRGRTVKDRIPIDPGNRETLTQGGRAFLAGLLGHLGHDPALVDELCPTLEIRYCRTTLLLPGGSRATIDRQLRWEATGGGCSTSLPDHIIIETKSTGRPGQLDRALWRVGSRPVSLSKFGTGTAALHANLPSNKWARVLRGPFAQQSVTAGTQKLGETR, encoded by the coding sequence GTGAACGGACCCTGGGATCGCCTGGAAACCCTCAGTCCGGTCGGCTTGGGCGAGCTGGTCACCGAAGCTGAGTTGCTTCAGCGAGTCGACCGGAAGTATCTGGTGGAGAACCCAGTTGCGGAGGCGATGTTGGACGCGCTCGACCCGCGCACCCGGGTCTTGGCGATCGACGGTCGGCGCGAGTTTGCCTATGATTCCGTCTACTTTGATACGCCCGATCATCTCAGCTACCGACTCGCTGCCCTCCGGCGCCGGCACCGGTTCAAGGTTCGGACTCGGAGCTACCTGGACACGGGCACCTCGTTCCTGGAGCTGAAAACTCGGAGTGGACGCGGCCGGACGGTGAAGGATCGGATCCCAATCGACCCGGGAAACCGTGAGACCCTCACCCAGGGTGGGCGGGCCTTTTTGGCCGGGCTCCTGGGCCACCTCGGCCACGACCCGGCTTTGGTGGACGAACTGTGCCCCACTTTGGAGATTCGGTACTGCCGAACCACGCTGCTACTGCCCGGCGGGAGCCGCGCCACCATTGACAGGCAGCTCCGGTGGGAGGCGACCGGTGGTGGGTGCAGCACCTCGCTTCCAGACCACATCATCATTGAAACAAAGTCGACCGGTCGGCCCGGCCAGTTGGACCGGGCGCTTTGGCGAGTCGGCTCCCGGCCGGTCAGCCTGAGCAAGTTTGGGACCGGGACGGCTGCCCTGCACGCGAACCTCCCGAGCAACAAGTGGGCGCGGGTCCTGCGGGGCCCGTTTGCCCAGCAGTCTGTTACCGCGGGCACCCAGAAGCTAGGAGAAACAAGATGA
- a CDS encoding peptidoglycan DD-metalloendopeptidase family protein, with protein MRTVLRARLSRFLTPVIVAGLVGVGGLLATVPASGDERDDAVADQQEAEQKIDELQGEIEGLDADLAKLFTELEQVTGQLTAAQDDLAAAEEALSAAQLEYEAVTEQLAAAQATVERLAAELDSSAAEEEQLNAAVGTMARDLYRGHQSSPLSLVMSAEGTGDIAQRAASAVTMSRAQTRALEQVRSSMAVVRNQAEKQEATTKRVEELQAEAIQKQQEAEAAQAEVATRVENLATAQSDLKAKQQQWDARKAEAKKQLEQWEKSRQDAADRVAKIDEENRKKALEFAEAPGPSSGNSMFGFPLPAGSAVVTSTYGWRIHPIFGTSKLHDGVDFGAACGSPQYAIRAGVVVASYFDSGGGNLVTINHGMIDGSSWVSEHLHLQSSNVSVGQQVNRGDVIGWTGSTGNSTGCHLHLTLYRDGSTVDPLDYIG; from the coding sequence ATGAGAACGGTTCTGCGCGCACGGCTGTCGCGGTTCCTGACCCCCGTGATCGTTGCCGGGTTGGTTGGGGTCGGCGGCCTGTTGGCCACCGTGCCGGCCAGTGGGGACGAACGCGACGATGCGGTGGCCGACCAGCAGGAGGCCGAGCAGAAGATTGATGAGCTCCAAGGTGAGATCGAAGGTCTGGATGCCGACCTGGCCAAGCTATTCACCGAGTTGGAGCAGGTCACCGGGCAGCTGACGGCCGCGCAGGACGATCTAGCCGCAGCGGAAGAGGCTCTTTCTGCCGCCCAGCTTGAGTACGAGGCGGTCACGGAGCAGTTGGCGGCCGCCCAGGCTACCGTCGAGCGGCTCGCCGCCGAGTTGGACAGCTCCGCGGCCGAGGAGGAGCAGCTGAACGCTGCCGTGGGCACCATGGCCCGGGACCTCTACCGGGGCCACCAGAGCAGCCCCCTCAGCCTGGTCATGTCCGCGGAGGGGACCGGCGACATTGCCCAGCGCGCCGCCTCAGCCGTCACCATGTCGCGGGCGCAGACGCGCGCCCTCGAGCAGGTGCGCTCATCGATGGCGGTGGTGCGGAACCAGGCGGAAAAGCAGGAGGCCACCACCAAGCGGGTGGAGGAACTGCAGGCGGAGGCGATCCAGAAGCAGCAGGAAGCGGAAGCGGCGCAGGCCGAGGTGGCCACCCGGGTTGAGAACCTGGCCACCGCCCAGTCGGACTTGAAAGCCAAGCAGCAGCAGTGGGATGCGCGCAAAGCGGAAGCTAAGAAGCAGCTGGAACAGTGGGAGAAGTCGCGTCAGGACGCCGCCGATCGGGTGGCGAAGATAGACGAGGAGAACCGGAAGAAGGCGCTGGAGTTCGCCGAAGCTCCCGGCCCGAGCAGCGGCAACTCCATGTTCGGGTTCCCGCTCCCGGCCGGCTCCGCCGTGGTCACCTCGACCTACGGCTGGCGGATCCACCCGATCTTCGGAACCTCCAAGCTGCACGACGGGGTCGACTTCGGGGCGGCCTGCGGGTCCCCGCAGTATGCGATCCGCGCCGGCGTGGTGGTCGCGTCCTACTTCGATTCGGGCGGGGGAAACCTCGTCACCATCAACCACGGGATGATCGACGGATCCTCCTGGGTGTCCGAGCACCTGCACCTGCAGAGCTCCAACGTCAGTGTGGGCCAGCAGGTCAACCGGGGTGACGTGATCGGGTGGACCGGGTCCACCGGCAACTCGACCGGATGCCACCTGCACCTGACCCTGTACCGGGACGGCAGCACGGTCGACCCCCTGGATTACATCGGCTAA
- the prfB gene encoding peptide chain release factor 2, whose translation MSIEFAEEIRHLQSVMDNIVAVSRPERMRAEIQRLSDEAVAPNLWDDPATAQQVTSALSHLQSELERLEKTQARIDDLEAMVSMADESTDTDEAAELLAEAGSDLAKLKDDLAQLEIRTLLDGEYDERFAVVTIRSGAGGVDAADFAEMLLRMYLRWAERHGYPTKMLNTSYAEEAGIKSATFEVDVPYAYGTLSVEAGTHRLVRISPFDNQGRRQTGFAAVEVIPLIETTDHIEIPESELKIDVFRSSGPGGQSVNTTDSAVRMTHIPTGIVVSMQDEKSQIQNRAAALRVLQSRLLVLRHEQEKAKQDELKGDVKASWGDQMRSYVLHPYQMVKDLRTEQESGNTSAVFDGEIDDFINAGIRWRKSSAQED comes from the coding sequence GTGAGTATCGAGTTCGCGGAGGAGATCCGCCACCTGCAGTCAGTGATGGACAACATCGTCGCTGTGTCCCGTCCGGAGAGGATGCGGGCTGAGATTCAGCGTCTGTCAGACGAGGCGGTCGCCCCGAACCTGTGGGACGACCCGGCCACCGCGCAGCAGGTGACCTCGGCCCTCAGCCACCTGCAAAGTGAACTCGAACGGCTGGAGAAAACCCAGGCTCGGATCGACGACCTGGAAGCCATGGTATCGATGGCGGACGAGTCGACCGACACCGACGAGGCGGCCGAGTTGCTGGCTGAGGCCGGCTCGGACCTGGCCAAACTGAAAGATGACCTAGCCCAATTGGAGATCCGCACCCTGCTGGACGGGGAGTACGACGAGCGGTTCGCGGTGGTCACCATTCGTTCCGGGGCCGGCGGCGTCGACGCGGCCGATTTCGCGGAAATGCTGCTGCGGATGTATCTGCGCTGGGCCGAGCGCCACGGCTACCCAACCAAGATGCTGAACACCTCCTACGCCGAGGAGGCCGGGATCAAGTCCGCCACCTTTGAGGTGGACGTCCCCTACGCCTACGGCACCCTGTCTGTGGAGGCTGGCACCCACCGGCTGGTGCGGATCAGCCCGTTCGACAACCAGGGTCGGCGCCAGACCGGGTTTGCCGCGGTTGAGGTGATCCCACTGATCGAAACCACCGACCACATTGAGATTCCGGAGTCGGAACTGAAAATTGACGTGTTCCGCAGTTCCGGCCCGGGAGGCCAGTCGGTGAACACGACGGACTCGGCAGTGCGGATGACGCACATTCCCACCGGCATTGTGGTCTCAATGCAGGATGAGAAATCACAGATCCAGAACCGCGCGGCCGCCCTGCGGGTGCTGCAGTCACGCCTCCTGGTGCTGCGCCACGAACAGGAAAAAGCCAAGCAGGATGAGCTGAAGGGCGACGTCAAAGCCTCGTGGGGGGACCAGATGCGGTCCTACGTGCTCCACCCGTATCAGATGGTGAAGGACCTGCGGACCGAGCAGGAATCGGGCAACACCAGCGCGGTCTTTGACGGCGAAATCGACGACTTTATCAACGCCGGCATCCGCTGGCGGAAGAGCAGCGCGCAAGAGGATTAA
- a CDS encoding response regulator transcription factor has protein sequence MNESPAQKPFTRPDGSPIRALVVDDEQYLADLLQMALTNEGWLVETAANGQEALNTVREFRPDVVVLDVMMPAVDGMEVLHRLRSAGNDVPVLFLTAKDGVDDRIDALTAGGDDYVTKPFHLREVVARARGMARRYVGASGSDGPLVVGDLTLDERTYQVQRGGTPVQLTAKEFELLRYLMQNPGQVLTRAQILENVWSYDFGGKSGVVEIYISYLRKKLDPLGPPLIHTVRSVGYAIRDEPA, from the coding sequence ATGAACGAATCGCCTGCCCAGAAGCCCTTCACCCGTCCCGACGGGTCCCCGATCCGCGCACTGGTGGTGGACGACGAGCAGTACCTGGCCGACCTGCTGCAAATGGCCCTGACCAACGAAGGGTGGCTGGTTGAGACCGCTGCCAACGGCCAGGAGGCGCTCAACACAGTCCGCGAGTTTCGCCCCGACGTCGTCGTCCTCGACGTGATGATGCCGGCCGTCGACGGGATGGAAGTGCTCCACCGCCTTCGAAGCGCCGGCAATGATGTGCCGGTGCTGTTCCTGACCGCGAAAGATGGCGTCGACGACCGGATCGACGCCCTCACCGCGGGCGGCGACGACTACGTGACCAAACCGTTCCACCTGCGCGAGGTGGTGGCGCGGGCCCGAGGGATGGCTCGGCGCTATGTCGGGGCCAGCGGCTCCGACGGGCCACTCGTGGTAGGGGACCTGACGCTGGACGAGCGGACCTACCAGGTGCAGCGGGGCGGCACCCCGGTCCAGCTCACCGCCAAGGAGTTCGAACTGCTTCGATACCTAATGCAGAACCCCGGGCAGGTGCTGACACGGGCCCAGATTCTGGAGAATGTGTGGAGTTATGATTTCGGCGGCAAATCCGGCGTGGTGGAAATCTACATTTCCTACCTGCGCAAAAAGCTTGATCCGCTGGGACCGCCACTGATTCACACGGTTCGAAGCGTCGGTTACGCGATCCGGGACGAGCCGGCATGA
- a CDS encoding DUF4956 domain-containing protein, with protein sequence MNPNSLVPLAVDLIAALVLTLAIYYPRHRRRDLVVAFLGVNVGVLAVSLMLSQASVAAGLGLGLFGVLSIIRLRSSEISQREVAYYFAALATGLIGGLGSGDPALASALIAVIVAVMWVADHPALLAGSRHQLVRIDRAIAHELDLRTELEQRLGAKVTAMTVQQLDLVNDSTLVDVRFRVDSQRTGNPSQAVRAARELS encoded by the coding sequence ATGAACCCCAACAGCCTGGTTCCCCTGGCAGTTGACCTCATCGCCGCCCTGGTGCTGACACTCGCCATTTACTATCCGAGGCACCGCCGCAGAGACCTGGTCGTGGCCTTTCTCGGAGTCAACGTGGGAGTGCTGGCCGTGTCGCTGATGCTAAGTCAGGCCAGTGTGGCTGCTGGCCTGGGCTTGGGCCTGTTCGGGGTTTTGAGCATCATCCGGTTGCGCTCATCCGAAATCTCTCAGCGCGAGGTCGCCTACTATTTTGCCGCGCTGGCCACCGGGCTGATCGGCGGGCTCGGCTCTGGGGATCCGGCTTTGGCCTCGGCACTGATTGCGGTGATTGTCGCAGTCATGTGGGTGGCGGATCATCCGGCCCTGCTGGCCGGCAGTCGACACCAGCTGGTGCGGATCGACCGCGCGATTGCACATGAACTGGATCTGCGGACTGAGCTCGAACAGCGCCTAGGCGCGAAGGTGACGGCGATGACCGTGCAGCAACTGGACCTGGTGAATGACTCGACCCTGGTCGATGTCCGGTTCCGGGTCGATTCCCAGCGGACGGGCAACCCGTCCCAGGCCGTTCGGGCCGCGCGGGAGCTGTCGTGA